From a single Natronorubrum tibetense GA33 genomic region:
- a CDS encoding phosphatase PAP2 family protein, with protein MKGSVFLWDPSTNEWVRELVEPLASVFAALTHLGDGALLLVLGVLIYWFGALESRRDRVFVIAVGVAALALSAGLKGVVQLPRPALAFTPEGYPGYSFPSAHAMGSAAFYGALAVTMEWSTRLRRYLLAGSVIAIVAFSRIVMGVHYLGDVVVGVALGLGLVAIGVWTRDEGLFEPGSMFALAIVIAGVAALLGSSVFLTLTLGASIGGLVGWHYIDGRPTTRSGAAVFVLGSITLVGIAALRLVSLLFGVTASGGAFTPVVFFGEIVGYAVLTAAVLLLPWVAITIEDRPLVRRLQSQLPFSNRTIDVETSQRGD; from the coding sequence GTGAAAGGATCTGTCTTTCTTTGGGATCCGTCGACCAACGAGTGGGTTCGTGAGCTCGTCGAGCCACTCGCCTCCGTGTTTGCTGCGCTCACACATCTCGGTGACGGCGCGTTGTTGCTCGTCCTGGGTGTGCTCATTTACTGGTTCGGTGCGCTCGAGAGCCGTCGGGACCGAGTGTTCGTGATCGCCGTCGGCGTCGCCGCGCTGGCCCTGTCGGCTGGACTGAAAGGTGTCGTTCAGTTGCCCCGTCCGGCGTTGGCGTTTACACCGGAGGGGTACCCCGGGTATTCGTTCCCGAGTGCCCATGCGATGGGCAGTGCAGCGTTTTACGGGGCGCTCGCGGTGACGATGGAGTGGAGCACCCGCCTTCGTCGCTATCTGCTGGCCGGGAGCGTGATCGCGATCGTCGCGTTTTCACGGATCGTGATGGGCGTTCACTATCTCGGTGACGTCGTCGTCGGCGTTGCACTCGGACTCGGGCTGGTTGCCATCGGCGTCTGGACACGCGACGAAGGGTTGTTCGAGCCCGGGTCGATGTTTGCACTCGCGATCGTCATCGCTGGTGTCGCAGCACTGCTTGGTTCCAGTGTCTTCTTGACGTTGACACTGGGCGCGTCGATCGGCGGATTAGTCGGCTGGCACTATATCGACGGCCGACCGACCACCCGAAGCGGGGCTGCAGTCTTCGTACTCGGGTCCATCACTCTCGTCGGTATCGCGGCGCTTCGTCTCGTCTCGTTACTGTTTGGCGTGACGGCTTCCGGCGGAGCGTTTACGCCAGTGGTGTTCTTCGGGGAAATCGTTGGATATGCAGTGCTCACTGCTGCGGTGTTGTTGCTTCCGTGGGTCGCGATTACGATCGAGGATCGACCACTCGTCAGACGATTGCAGTCACAGCTTCCCTTTAGCAACCGTACGATTGACGTCGAGACATCACAACGCGGCGATTGA